Proteins co-encoded in one Streptomyces roseochromogenus subsp. oscitans DS 12.976 genomic window:
- a CDS encoding cytochrome P450, with translation MVTIPVDTVDPYDSLPFDIRSAEFRANPNRYYSQLLRLGPVHWVADGKALALSHSACAQVLRSPEFGIGTPEQHKTKLKGAQTRSFLQLDPPKDARMRSRISARFAPHAVSTLETLVKNRVEALYQQSLAAGAIDFVADFAEPLATYVIGELLGVPPEDHAWFHTHAKQVVQGLDPEVALEKTDSSIVRSRIRFVRYFHQLAGQRRADPRDDVLTDLVVDDGRHCDADARISDAAGPDEVISSAVLLLTAGIAPIVDLLSCGLHELIRQSRSFERLAADPRIAPSVVEELLRLQPSVQCPVRKASTDVTIEGTDIARGSTVVAVLGAANRDPAVYADPDQINPDRRRAGGHLAFGMGPHFCLGAAVSRLLARAAFIALAHREPKHLVEDLDPVYRMNLMVRGLERLPVQWVAGKSQDSGLRMT, from the coding sequence ATGGTGACAATTCCTGTTGACACTGTGGACCCGTATGACTCCCTGCCCTTCGATATCCGCAGTGCGGAATTCCGCGCAAACCCCAACCGCTACTACAGCCAGTTGCTGCGTCTTGGTCCGGTGCATTGGGTCGCTGACGGAAAAGCCCTTGCGCTAAGCCACAGCGCCTGTGCACAGGTACTGCGCTCGCCCGAGTTCGGAATCGGCACGCCAGAGCAACACAAGACGAAGTTGAAAGGAGCACAGACTCGCTCCTTCCTCCAGCTGGATCCTCCGAAAGACGCTCGTATGCGCAGCAGGATCAGTGCACGGTTTGCTCCACATGCCGTCAGTACGCTTGAGACTCTGGTTAAGAACCGAGTGGAAGCGCTGTACCAACAGAGTCTTGCCGCTGGCGCCATCGACTTCGTCGCAGACTTCGCCGAGCCGCTGGCCACGTACGTGATCGGCGAACTCCTGGGGGTACCTCCCGAGGACCATGCGTGGTTCCATACCCATGCCAAACAGGTAGTTCAGGGGTTGGACCCAGAGGTCGCGCTTGAGAAGACCGACTCCTCCATCGTCCGTTCGCGGATTCGATTCGTGCGATATTTCCATCAACTGGCCGGGCAGCGACGTGCCGATCCGCGGGATGACGTGCTCACGGACCTCGTCGTCGACGACGGACGACACTGCGACGCGGATGCCCGGATCAGCGACGCTGCCGGGCCCGATGAGGTGATTTCGTCGGCTGTGCTCCTCCTGACTGCCGGGATCGCGCCCATCGTGGATCTACTGAGCTGCGGTCTGCACGAGCTGATTCGTCAGTCGAGGTCGTTCGAACGACTCGCCGCCGACCCGCGCATCGCACCGTCAGTGGTGGAAGAGCTTCTGCGGCTGCAGCCGTCGGTGCAGTGCCCCGTCCGCAAGGCGTCGACCGACGTTACGATCGAGGGAACCGACATTGCGAGGGGCTCCACTGTGGTGGCGGTGCTCGGTGCCGCCAACCGGGATCCGGCTGTGTACGCTGATCCGGATCAGATCAACCCCGATCGTCGGCGAGCGGGCGGACACCTTGCGTTCGGAATGGGGCCTCATTTCTGCCTGGGGGCGGCAGTGTCGCGGCTGCTGGCGCGGGCGGCTTTCATCGCATTGGCCCATCGAGAACCCAAACATCTGGTCGAGGACCTCGACCCTGTCTACCGGATGAACCTAATGGTCCGGGGCCTTGAGCGGCTTCCTGTGCAGTGGGTAGCAGGTAAGTCTCAGGACAGCGGCTTGCGCATGACGTAG
- a CDS encoding sensor histidine kinase, with amino-acid sequence MRQRVVRVALTAALVAVVLLAVPLALAIRSSLYAGQRDTLERAALAAAVRVSPDYATGDPVELPRAPAGGHLGLYDPQQAKRAGSGPRTADAPVHRAFGGEVIRGRSGGDLVAAVPVSHAEHVIGVVRASSPADAVRDRVLAAWAVLLGVTVVALTIAVLVARRQARALAAPLEDLSRHCRAVAEGDLNARAAPSNIAEIDQVARTHNTMLHTLSELLRRERDFATNASHQLRTPLTGLQLALESGLAQDDDTRLRPVLTEALATAHRLHHTVEEVLRLSRSPDRPRPAAGDIAVAHLLQETQEHWHGLFAADGRRLECGTHDAPADVLVPSGPVSEVLGVLLDNARVHGRGIVRLVVRDLNDALAFDVSDEGTAEGEPAQLFDRGHTGDGHGTGIGLALASELAHSIGGRLSLTRRAPATFTLLVPVRGAGFEDNAPACR; translated from the coding sequence CGTTGGTCGCCGTGGTCCTGCTCGCCGTCCCCCTGGCCCTGGCCATCAGGTCCTCCCTGTACGCCGGGCAGCGGGACACCCTGGAACGCGCGGCCCTCGCCGCTGCCGTACGGGTGAGCCCGGACTATGCGACCGGTGATCCGGTGGAACTGCCCAGGGCGCCGGCAGGGGGGCATCTGGGCCTGTACGACCCGCAGCAGGCCAAACGTGCGGGCAGCGGCCCCCGGACGGCGGACGCGCCGGTCCACCGCGCCTTTGGCGGAGAGGTGATCCGGGGGCGGTCGGGCGGCGACCTGGTCGCCGCCGTACCGGTCTCCCACGCCGAGCATGTGATCGGCGTGGTCCGCGCGTCCTCCCCCGCTGACGCCGTACGCGACCGGGTCCTGGCCGCGTGGGCCGTGCTACTCGGCGTGACCGTAGTCGCCCTGACCATCGCGGTGCTGGTCGCCCGTCGGCAGGCTCGGGCGCTGGCCGCCCCGCTGGAGGACCTCTCCCGCCACTGCCGGGCCGTCGCCGAAGGAGACCTGAACGCGAGGGCGGCCCCCAGCAACATCGCCGAGATCGATCAGGTGGCCCGCACGCACAACACCATGCTGCACACCCTGTCCGAACTTCTACGCCGCGAACGCGACTTCGCCACCAACGCCTCCCACCAGCTGCGCACCCCACTCACCGGCCTGCAACTCGCCCTGGAATCGGGTCTCGCCCAGGACGACGACACCCGTCTACGCCCCGTGCTGACCGAGGCACTGGCAACCGCCCATCGCCTCCACCACACCGTGGAGGAAGTGCTGCGCCTGTCCCGCTCCCCGGACCGGCCCCGCCCGGCCGCCGGGGACATCGCGGTGGCACACCTCCTTCAGGAGACGCAGGAGCACTGGCATGGCCTGTTCGCCGCCGACGGCAGACGCCTGGAGTGCGGCACACATGACGCACCCGCGGATGTCCTGGTCCCCAGTGGCCCCGTTTCGGAAGTGCTCGGCGTCCTGCTGGACAATGCACGGGTGCACGGACGCGGAATCGTGCGACTGGTGGTGCGGGACCTAAACGACGCCCTCGCCTTCGACGTGAGCGACGAGGGAACCGCGGAGGGCGAGCCGGCGCAGCTGTTCGACCGCGGACACACCGGCGACGGCCACGGGACGGGCATCGGCCTCGCCCTCGCTTCCGAACTGGCCCACTCCATCGGCGGCCGACTCTCCCTCACCAGAAGGGCTCCGGCCACGTTCACTCTCCTCGTCCCGGTCCGCGGGGCCGGCTTCGAAGACAACGCACCGGCCTGCAGATGA
- a CDS encoding GNAT family N-acetyltransferase, whose protein sequence is MTDIAIRLFEVGDGVRLMDIAQRCLYEVINRDYPSQIIEKMCSHFTAEWFVEVSRSWEVYVAETDCQVVGTVSRDGNNVYALFVDPDMVGRGIGRRLMLHIERLAARDGYEYIERYANIPSHSFYLKLGFTDIGESETRFGFAYVMRKPLS, encoded by the coding sequence ATGACCGATATCGCGATCCGACTGTTCGAGGTAGGAGACGGTGTGCGGCTAATGGATATTGCCCAGCGCTGTCTGTATGAAGTGATTAATCGCGATTATCCATCACAGATAATCGAGAAGATGTGCTCGCACTTCACGGCCGAGTGGTTCGTCGAAGTATCTCGCAGCTGGGAGGTCTACGTTGCCGAGACCGATTGCCAAGTTGTGGGCACCGTCTCGAGAGATGGCAATAATGTCTACGCATTGTTCGTCGATCCTGATATGGTCGGCCGAGGCATTGGTCGGCGACTCATGCTGCACATCGAACGCCTGGCTGCTCGAGATGGCTACGAGTACATAGAGCGCTATGCCAACATCCCCTCACACTCGTTCTACCTCAAGCTCGGATTCACCGATATCGGCGAGAGCGAGACTAGGTTCGGATTTGCCTACGTCATGCGCAAGCCGCTGTCCTGA